Proteins from one Streptomyces sp. NBC_00390 genomic window:
- a CDS encoding alpha/beta hydrolase family protein, whose protein sequence is MPDPVARDAAEEESAFSHPAVAPDVSVAYGEHPDHVVDFYAPRGGEDGVPLVVVLHGGAWRAPYDRQHVTPFADYLARRGLAVASVEYRRGREIPQQGGAGPVAGRWPDTFDDVAAAMDALPDLAREALPQADPRRIVVTGHSAGGHLALWAAARHVLPAGSRWRLPAPPALRGVVALAPIADFARAVELDVCGGAVSQLLGGEDEFEARSAYADPAALLPTGIATVIVQGREDIVVPAAVAEAFVDAAAKAGETVGLTLLEEVGHFPLIDPAADACAVVAEEIAQLAW, encoded by the coding sequence ATGCCGGACCCCGTCGCCCGTGACGCCGCCGAGGAAGAGTCGGCCTTCTCGCATCCCGCCGTCGCGCCGGACGTGTCCGTCGCGTACGGGGAGCACCCGGATCACGTCGTCGACTTCTACGCGCCCCGGGGCGGGGAGGACGGTGTCCCGCTGGTCGTCGTGTTGCACGGCGGGGCGTGGCGGGCGCCGTACGACCGGCAGCATGTCACTCCCTTCGCGGACTACCTGGCCCGTCGCGGGCTCGCCGTCGCCAGTGTCGAGTACCGGCGCGGGCGGGAGATCCCGCAGCAGGGCGGGGCCGGTCCGGTCGCCGGGCGGTGGCCCGACACGTTCGACGACGTCGCCGCGGCCATGGACGCGCTGCCGGACCTGGCGCGCGAGGCGCTGCCGCAGGCCGATCCGCGGCGGATCGTCGTCACCGGGCACTCGGCCGGCGGGCACCTCGCGCTGTGGGCCGCCGCCCGTCATGTGCTGCCGGCGGGCTCCCGGTGGCGGCTGCCCGCGCCGCCCGCCCTGCGCGGCGTGGTCGCGCTGGCGCCGATCGCCGACTTCGCGCGGGCCGTCGAGCTCGATGTGTGCGGCGGCGCCGTATCCCAACTCCTCGGCGGCGAGGACGAGTTCGAGGCGCGCAGCGCGTACGCCGACCCGGCCGCCCTGCTGCCCACCGGAATCGCGACGGTCATCGTCCAGGGCCGGGAGGACATCGTGGTGCCGGCGGCCGTGGCCGAGGCGTTCGTCGACGCGGCGGCGAAGGCCGGCGAGACAGTCGGGCTGACCCTTCTCGAAGAGGTCGGGCACTTCCCGCTGATCGACCCGGCGGCCGACGCGTGTGCCGTCGTGGCGGAGGAGATCGCCCAACTCGCCTGGTGA
- a CDS encoding DUF3151 domain-containing protein, with protein MSTQKNLLGGPDPTYLPDQEEPYRRLGEQSADPAQVVADFPTFSLAWAMLADDAFEAGRVVESYAYARTGYHRGLDQLRRAGWKGHGPVPWSHQPNRGFLRCLAALARAAEAIKETDEAERCSQFLKDSSDEAYNELMR; from the coding sequence ATGAGCACTCAAAAGAACCTGTTGGGCGGCCCCGATCCGACCTATCTGCCGGACCAGGAGGAGCCGTACCGGCGGCTGGGAGAGCAGTCGGCGGACCCGGCGCAGGTCGTCGCCGACTTCCCCACCTTCTCGCTCGCCTGGGCGATGCTCGCCGACGATGCCTTCGAGGCGGGTCGCGTGGTCGAGTCGTACGCGTACGCGCGCACCGGTTACCACCGGGGCCTCGACCAGCTCCGGCGCGCCGGCTGGAAGGGCCACGGCCCCGTCCCCTGGAGCCACCAGCCCAACCGCGGCTTCCTGCGCTGCCTGGCGGCCCTGGCCCGCGCAGCGGAGGCGATCAAGGAAACGGACGAGGCGGAGCGCTGCAGCCAGTTCCTGAAGGACAGCAGCGACGAGGCGTACAACGAACTGATGCGTTAG
- a CDS encoding tryptophan 2,3-dioxygenase family protein codes for MSHDSAPNLDFAGTTPYEDYVQADVLTHLQHPRSDDPGEMVFLVTTQVMELWFTVIVHEWETAAAALREDRLPVAMEALKRSGWELEALNASWKPLAQLTPAQFNAYRAALGEGSGFQSAMYRRMEFLLGEKSASMLVPHRGAPRVYAELEKALHEPSLYDEVLRLLARRGLAVPDEVLRRDLSQKYEPSEEIEKVWAEVYGGADQDTDLVRLGEALTDVGELVWRWRNDHLVATRRAMGSKVGTGGSAGVSWLEKRAAKNVFPELWTARSHV; via the coding sequence ATGTCACATGACTCCGCCCCGAATCTGGATTTCGCGGGCACCACGCCGTACGAGGACTACGTCCAGGCGGACGTGCTCACCCACCTCCAGCATCCGCGCTCGGACGACCCGGGCGAGATGGTCTTCCTGGTCACCACCCAGGTCATGGAGCTGTGGTTCACCGTCATCGTCCACGAGTGGGAGACCGCTGCCGCGGCGCTGCGCGAGGACCGGCTGCCGGTCGCCATGGAGGCGCTGAAGCGGTCGGGATGGGAGCTCGAGGCGCTGAACGCCTCCTGGAAGCCCCTCGCCCAGCTGACCCCCGCGCAGTTCAACGCCTACCGCGCCGCACTCGGCGAGGGATCGGGCTTCCAGTCGGCGATGTACCGCCGTATGGAGTTCCTGCTCGGCGAGAAGTCGGCGTCGATGCTGGTGCCGCACCGCGGCGCGCCGCGGGTGTACGCGGAGCTGGAGAAGGCGCTGCACGAGCCGAGCCTGTACGACGAGGTGCTGCGGCTGCTGGCACGCCGCGGTCTGGCCGTGCCGGACGAGGTGCTGCGGCGCGACCTGTCGCAGAAGTACGAGCCGTCGGAAGAGATCGAGAAGGTCTGGGCCGAGGTGTACGGCGGCGCGGACCAGGACACCGACCTGGTGCGGCTCGGTGAGGCACTGACGGACGTCGGCGAGCTGGTGTGGCGCTGGCGCAACGACCACCTGGTGGCGACCCGGCGGGCGATGGGCTCGAAGGTCGGCACGGGTGGCTCCGCCGGGGTCTCCTGGCTGGAGAAGCGTGCCGCCAAGAACGTGTTCCCCGAGCTGTGGACGGCGCGCAGCCATGTCTGA
- the kynU gene encoding kynureninase, with protein sequence MSEHLAQRAAALDAADELAGARKLFALDDAVYLDGNSLGALPAHVPDRVADVVRRQWGELRIRSWDESGWWTAPERIGDRIASLVGAAPGQIVVGDSTSVNVFKAVVGAVRLQDDPARTDVLVDATTFPTDGYIAESAARMTGRRIVPVDPADLVSVIGPSTAAVLLNHVDYRSGRLHDLPALTAAIHDAGALAVWDLCHSAGALPVGLDEHGVDLAVGCTYKYLNGGPGSPAYIYVAERHQAAFDSPLPGWNSHTDPFAMTPGFEPADGAVRGRVGTPDILSMLALEASLDVWDGVSVDAVRAKSLALTDFFLECVETYVPQGRVTCLTPGKHAERGSQIALRCEDAPRVMRELITRGVIGDLRRPDVLRFGFTPLYVGFADVERAARVLSEVLAEA encoded by the coding sequence ATGTCTGAGCACCTGGCCCAGCGGGCCGCGGCGCTGGACGCCGCAGACGAACTGGCCGGTGCGCGCAAGCTGTTCGCGCTCGATGACGCCGTCTACCTCGACGGCAACTCCCTCGGCGCGCTGCCCGCGCATGTCCCGGACCGGGTCGCCGACGTGGTGAGGCGCCAGTGGGGCGAGCTGCGGATCCGCTCGTGGGACGAGAGCGGCTGGTGGACGGCGCCCGAGCGGATCGGCGACCGGATCGCCTCTCTCGTGGGGGCGGCGCCGGGGCAGATCGTGGTCGGCGACTCCACGAGCGTCAACGTCTTCAAGGCGGTTGTGGGCGCGGTGCGGCTGCAGGACGACCCGGCGCGTACGGATGTCCTGGTGGACGCCACCACCTTCCCGACCGACGGATACATAGCCGAGTCGGCGGCCCGGATGACCGGCAGGCGGATCGTCCCGGTGGACCCGGCGGACCTGGTGTCGGTGATCGGACCGAGCACCGCGGCGGTGCTGCTCAACCACGTGGACTACCGCTCCGGCCGGCTGCACGACCTGCCGGCCCTGACGGCCGCGATCCACGACGCGGGCGCGCTCGCGGTCTGGGACCTGTGCCACAGCGCGGGCGCGCTGCCGGTGGGCCTGGACGAGCACGGCGTGGACCTGGCGGTCGGCTGTACGTACAAGTACCTGAACGGCGGCCCGGGTTCGCCGGCGTACATCTATGTGGCCGAGCGCCATCAGGCCGCGTTCGACTCGCCGCTGCCGGGGTGGAACTCGCACACGGACCCGTTCGCGATGACCCCCGGCTTCGAACCGGCGGACGGCGCGGTCCGGGGCCGGGTCGGCACCCCCGACATCCTCTCGATGCTGGCGCTCGAAGCGTCGCTGGACGTCTGGGACGGGGTCTCGGTCGACGCCGTGCGGGCCAAGAGCCTGGCGCTGACGGACTTCTTCCTGGAGTGCGTCGAGACGTATGTCCCGCAGGGCCGGGTGACCTGCCTGACGCCGGGCAAGCACGCGGAGCGCGGCAGCCAGATCGCGCTGCGCTGCGAGGACGCGCCGCGGGTGATGCGGGAGTTGATCACCCGCGGCGTGATCGGTGACCTGCGCCGCCCCGATGTCCTGCGCTTCGGCTTCACGCCGCTGTACGTGGGCTTCGCGGACGTGGAGCGCGCGGCGCGCGTCCTGTCGGAGGTCCTGGCCGAGGCGTAG
- a CDS encoding MFS transporter, with the protein MDTSPDRVGGIRLPTATGRWVVLTTVLGSSMAMLDSTVVNVALPRIGEDLDTDMAGLQWTVNAYMLTLASLILLGGALGDRYGRRKIFVLGVIWFAVGSLLCGLAPNAWILVVARAVQGVGGALLTPGSLALIQASFHPDDRARAVGLWSGFGGVGAAVGPFLGGWLVDGPGWRWIFLLNVPLAALCVPVAMRHVPESRDPEATGRFDVLGAVLGAAALGLVTYALIAAAWWAGAAGVLVGAAFVAVERRRPEAMLPLSMFASRTFTAVNVVTLCVYAAFAGFFFLAALQLQVVSGYSALGAGVALLPVTVLMLLLSAKSGELGERIGPRIPLTVGPLLCAAGMLLMLRVGENASFLTEVLPALLVLGLGMVTLVAPLTATVLASVDVGRAGIASGINNAAARAAGLLAVAALPLLAGMGPEAYRSAEEFGATFRRAMPMCAGILVLGALIAVLTVRTPKDKAAHCHPQCKVNCGLVSPPLEASGGDQARA; encoded by the coding sequence ATGGACACCAGCCCGGACCGCGTGGGAGGCATCCGGCTCCCGACGGCAACCGGCCGCTGGGTGGTCCTGACGACGGTGCTCGGATCGAGCATGGCGATGCTGGACTCGACCGTCGTCAATGTCGCCCTGCCGCGTATCGGCGAGGACCTGGACACCGACATGGCGGGCCTCCAGTGGACCGTCAACGCCTACATGCTCACGCTGGCCTCGCTGATCCTGCTCGGCGGGGCGCTAGGCGACCGCTACGGGCGGCGGAAGATCTTCGTGCTGGGCGTCATCTGGTTCGCGGTCGGATCGCTGCTGTGCGGACTGGCGCCGAACGCCTGGATCCTGGTGGTCGCCCGCGCCGTCCAGGGCGTCGGCGGCGCGCTGCTCACCCCCGGGTCGCTGGCGCTGATCCAGGCGAGCTTCCACCCCGATGACCGGGCCCGTGCGGTCGGTCTGTGGTCGGGGTTCGGCGGCGTCGGCGCGGCGGTCGGCCCCTTCCTGGGGGGCTGGCTGGTCGACGGACCCGGCTGGCGCTGGATCTTCCTGCTCAATGTGCCGCTGGCCGCGCTCTGCGTGCCGGTCGCGATGCGGCACGTTCCGGAGTCGCGCGACCCCGAGGCCACCGGCCGCTTCGACGTGCTGGGTGCGGTGCTCGGCGCGGCCGCGCTGGGCCTGGTGACATACGCGCTGATTGCGGCGGCGTGGTGGGCGGGGGCCGCGGGCGTCCTCGTGGGGGCCGCGTTCGTCGCGGTCGAGCGGCGGCGGCCGGAAGCGATGCTGCCGCTGTCGATGTTCGCGTCACGCACGTTCACCGCGGTGAACGTGGTGACGCTGTGCGTGTACGCCGCCTTCGCCGGGTTCTTCTTCCTGGCCGCCCTGCAGCTCCAGGTGGTCTCGGGCTACTCCGCGCTCGGCGCGGGCGTCGCGCTGCTGCCGGTCACCGTGCTGATGCTGCTGCTGTCGGCGAAGTCCGGGGAACTGGGGGAGCGGATCGGCCCGCGTATCCCGCTCACGGTCGGTCCGCTGCTGTGCGCGGCCGGGATGCTGCTGATGCTGCGGGTCGGCGAGAACGCGTCGTTCCTGACGGAGGTGCTGCCCGCACTGCTGGTCCTGGGACTGGGCATGGTGACCCTGGTCGCCCCGCTGACCGCGACCGTGCTGGCGTCGGTGGACGTCGGGCGGGCGGGGATCGCGAGCGGTATCAACAACGCGGCTGCCCGTGCGGCCGGTCTGCTCGCCGTGGCGGCGCTGCCCCTGCTGGCGGGGATGGGCCCGGAGGCGTACCGCTCGGCGGAGGAGTTCGGGGCGACGTTCCGGCGGGCCATGCCGATGTGCGCGGGGATCCTGGTGCTGGGGGCGCTGATCGCCGTGCTGACGGTGCGCACCCCGAAGGACAAGGCGGCGCACTGCCACCCGCAGTGCAAGGTCAACTGCGGTCTCGTGTCCCCGCCCCTGGAGGCCTCGGGCGGCGACCAGGCCCGTGCCTGA
- a CDS encoding SDR family oxidoreductase: protein MTNLVTGATGTVGRQVVAELLRRGHAVRALTRDPAKADFPAGVEVVQGDLTEPGTLAAALEGVTGLHLITFGGPYFAPLETGPRILELAREAGVRRITVLHGGGPSLLEDAVRASAVAWTVLMPVEFMANALEWAEDIRDTGEVREPFVDRLSAMVHEADIGAVAAVALTEDGHAGQEYVITGPQVLTLKDKTEALAAARGGEIRLVELSEEQAVGKWRAAGMQEDVIGFLLEAYGNTPLVGRTVAATVEKVTGRPARTFAEWARAHAGAFRA, encoded by the coding sequence ATGACGAATCTCGTGACCGGAGCAACCGGAACCGTTGGCCGCCAGGTAGTCGCGGAGCTGCTCCGCCGTGGACACGCTGTCCGTGCCCTGACCCGTGACCCCGCGAAGGCGGACTTCCCCGCCGGGGTCGAGGTCGTCCAGGGCGACCTCACCGAACCCGGGACGCTCGCCGCCGCGCTCGAGGGCGTCACCGGGCTGCATCTGATCACCTTCGGCGGGCCGTACTTCGCCCCGCTGGAGACCGGCCCGCGCATCCTGGAGCTGGCCCGTGAGGCCGGCGTACGCCGGATCACCGTGCTGCACGGCGGCGGCCCGAGCCTGCTGGAGGACGCGGTCCGGGCGAGCGCTGTGGCCTGGACCGTCCTCATGCCCGTCGAGTTCATGGCCAACGCCCTTGAGTGGGCCGAGGACATCCGCGACACGGGCGAGGTGCGCGAACCGTTCGTCGACCGGCTCAGCGCCATGGTCCACGAGGCGGACATCGGCGCGGTCGCGGCGGTGGCCCTCACCGAGGACGGGCACGCGGGCCAGGAGTACGTGATCACCGGTCCGCAGGTGCTGACGCTGAAGGACAAGACCGAGGCGCTCGCGGCCGCCCGGGGCGGTGAGATCCGGCTCGTCGAGCTCAGCGAGGAGCAGGCGGTCGGGAAGTGGCGGGCGGCGGGCATGCAGGAGGACGTGATCGGCTTCCTGCTGGAGGCGTACGGCAACACTCCGCTCGTCGGCCGTACCGTCGCCGCCACCGTCGAGAAGGTCACCGGACGGCCGGCGCGGACCTTCGCCGAGTGGGCCCGGGCGCATGCGGGCGCCTTCCGCGCCTGA
- a CDS encoding sensor histidine kinase produces the protein MTEKTRSPEYRLAQGALSGLRQDLFHNAFAYRPLPPLRPDGPLVRRLPGKRIRRAAVWLPHAVVLFLAFITLLLASASTSPGLDFLVVGLAPAAAVVMTLVRPVGAWWVSMVSTPFVSVLGNWGDWPWSPAGFLGHLTVMTVVALRTRPRTAAWMWAITAAYSVFADTALSRGYGTNAPGMLFTSAFVLLIVSMFLTRREARQEVAAEKTVTAVERDRRTLLEERTTIARELHDVVAHHMSVVAIQAEAAPYRVENPPEELEKAFATIRENAVAALTELRRILGVVRAEDYEAPDAPQPVLADLDNLLGNVREAGLETEKTITGAVRPLPQGVELSAYRIIQEALSNALRHAPGATAKVEISYVLGGLGLRIVNTEPQGLVKPSPGAGHGITGMRERVSMLSGEMTAEPTEEGGYEVTAFIPVAQAVAEEAS, from the coding sequence GTGACCGAGAAGACCCGCAGCCCTGAGTACCGCCTGGCCCAGGGAGCGCTCAGCGGCCTCCGCCAGGACCTCTTCCACAACGCCTTCGCCTACCGGCCGCTGCCGCCCCTGCGGCCTGACGGGCCGCTGGTCCGCCGGCTGCCCGGCAAACGGATACGCCGGGCCGCGGTGTGGCTCCCGCACGCCGTGGTCCTGTTCCTGGCCTTCATCACGCTGCTGCTCGCCTCCGCATCCACAAGCCCCGGGCTGGACTTTCTGGTCGTAGGCCTCGCCCCGGCGGCGGCCGTCGTCATGACGCTGGTCAGGCCCGTCGGAGCCTGGTGGGTGTCGATGGTGAGCACGCCGTTCGTGTCGGTGCTGGGAAACTGGGGCGACTGGCCCTGGTCGCCCGCCGGCTTCCTGGGGCACCTCACCGTGATGACCGTGGTCGCGCTGCGGACCCGGCCGCGCACGGCGGCCTGGATGTGGGCGATCACCGCCGCGTACTCGGTGTTCGCCGATACGGCGCTCTCCCGCGGATACGGCACCAACGCCCCGGGGATGCTCTTCACCTCCGCCTTCGTCCTGCTGATCGTGAGCATGTTCCTCACCCGCCGCGAGGCGCGGCAGGAGGTCGCGGCCGAGAAGACCGTCACAGCCGTCGAGCGCGACCGCCGCACGCTGCTGGAGGAGCGCACCACCATCGCTCGTGAGCTGCACGACGTGGTCGCGCACCACATGTCGGTCGTCGCGATCCAGGCCGAAGCCGCCCCGTACCGGGTGGAGAACCCCCCGGAGGAACTGGAGAAGGCGTTCGCCACGATCCGCGAGAACGCGGTGGCCGCGCTGACCGAGCTGCGCCGCATCCTCGGTGTCGTACGGGCGGAGGACTACGAGGCGCCGGACGCCCCGCAGCCGGTGCTCGCCGATCTCGACAACCTGCTGGGCAACGTCCGGGAGGCGGGCCTGGAGACGGAGAAGACGATCACGGGCGCGGTGCGCCCGCTGCCGCAGGGCGTCGAGCTGTCGGCGTACCGGATCATCCAGGAGGCGCTGAGCAACGCGCTGCGGCACGCACCCGGCGCGACGGCGAAGGTCGAGATCTCGTACGTGCTCGGCGGTCTGGGCCTGCGGATCGTGAACACCGAGCCGCAGGGCCTGGTCAAGCCCTCCCCGGGGGCCGGCCACGGCATCACGGGCATGCGGGAGCGGGTGTCCATGCTGAGCGGCGAGATGACCGCCGAGCCCACCGAGGAGGGCGGTTACGAGGTCACCGCCTTCATCCCCGTCGCCCAGGCCGTCGCCGAGGAGGCGTCATGA
- a CDS encoding cytochrome P450: MAETFDPWSPSFVADPYPAYAELRARGRVHWFEPTRQWLVPRHADVSALLRDRRLGRTYLHRFTHEEFGRTPPPAAHEPFHTLNDHGMLDLEPPDHTRIRRLVSKAFTPRTVERLRPYVHSLASELVSALVAEGGGDLLTAVAEPLPVAVIAEMLGIPESDRGQLRPWSADICGMYELNPSQETASAAVRASVEFSSYLRELIAARRKDPGEDLISGLIAAYDAGDRLSEQEMISTCVLLLNAGHEATVNTTVNGWWALFRHPDQLAALRADRSLLSTAVEELMRYDTPLQLFERWVLDDVEIDGTTIPRGSEVALLFGSANRDADVFAHPDTLDLSREDNPHISFSAGIHYCIGAPLARIELATSLAALLDQAPALRLAVEPERSANFVIRGLKELLVEV; this comes from the coding sequence ATGGCAGAGACGTTCGATCCCTGGTCGCCCTCCTTCGTCGCCGACCCCTACCCCGCCTACGCCGAGCTGCGCGCCCGCGGCCGGGTGCACTGGTTCGAACCGACGCGGCAGTGGCTGGTTCCGCGCCACGCGGACGTCTCCGCGCTGCTGCGGGACCGGCGGCTCGGCCGCACGTATCTGCACCGCTTCACGCACGAGGAGTTCGGGCGTACGCCGCCGCCCGCGGCGCACGAGCCGTTCCACACGCTCAACGACCACGGGATGCTGGACCTGGAGCCGCCGGACCACACCCGTATCCGGCGCCTGGTCTCGAAGGCGTTCACGCCGCGCACCGTCGAGCGGCTGCGCCCTTATGTCCACTCGCTCGCCTCCGAGCTGGTGAGCGCGCTGGTCGCGGAGGGCGGCGGCGACCTGCTGACCGCGGTCGCCGAGCCGCTGCCGGTCGCCGTCATCGCGGAGATGCTCGGCATCCCGGAGTCCGACCGCGGGCAGCTGCGGCCCTGGTCGGCGGACATCTGCGGAATGTACGAGCTGAACCCCTCGCAGGAGACGGCGTCCGCGGCCGTCCGGGCGTCCGTCGAATTCTCCTCCTACCTGCGGGAGTTGATAGCGGCCCGCCGCAAGGATCCGGGTGAGGACCTGATCTCGGGTCTGATCGCCGCGTATGACGCGGGCGACCGGCTCAGCGAGCAGGAGATGATCTCGACCTGTGTCCTCCTCCTGAACGCGGGCCACGAGGCGACGGTGAACACCACGGTCAACGGCTGGTGGGCGCTCTTCCGCCACCCAGACCAGCTCGCGGCCCTGCGCGCCGACCGCTCGCTGTTGTCCACAGCTGTGGAGGAGCTGATGCGCTACGACACCCCGCTCCAGCTCTTCGAGCGCTGGGTCCTCGACGACGTGGAGATCGACGGCACCACGATCCCGCGCGGCTCCGAGGTCGCCCTCCTCTTCGGTTCGGCCAATCGTGACGCGGACGTCTTCGCCCATCCCGACACCCTCGACCTGTCCCGCGAGGACAACCCGCACATCTCCTTCAGCGCGGGCATCCACTACTGCATCGGCGCTCCCCTCGCCCGCATCGAACTCGCAACGTCCCTGGCGGCGCTGCTGGACCAGGCCCCGGCGCTGCGCCTCGCGGTGGAGCCCGAGCGCAGTGCGAACTTCGTGATCCGCGGTCTGAAGGAGCTGCTCGTCGAGGTCTGA
- a CDS encoding DUF3152 domain-containing protein — translation MGKRAAPRRGGSRSRARRGSSRRRRSVGPLLTLGACLAALSVGGGAALAHWHGERSAAVEAKPAEPVEEPAASQPRTPDASPEAPAEPAPPRPSAPSRVRPPAVSPSAEQSASPSSSPSPSASSASVPVSGAGTFAVARSSGAPAGSGLPRRYQVEVEDGTGVKAEQAAAEIEKILAHPRGWAAHGHGRFQLVSENADFVIRIATPTTADKLCLEQGFDTGGELNCETADGVVVNLRRWMLGSPTFDGAPAEYRHLIINHEVGHEIGNRQHMGCPGDGKPAPVMMQQIKGLDGCVSNAWPYDEKGTYLTGPPV, via the coding sequence TTGGGCAAGCGAGCCGCACCCCGCCGCGGCGGCAGCCGGAGCCGTGCACGCCGCGGTTCGTCCCGCCGCCGCCGTTCCGTCGGCCCGCTACTGACCCTCGGCGCGTGCCTGGCCGCCCTGTCCGTCGGCGGCGGCGCCGCCCTCGCGCACTGGCACGGCGAACGGTCCGCCGCCGTCGAGGCGAAGCCGGCCGAGCCCGTCGAGGAGCCCGCCGCCTCGCAGCCGAGGACGCCCGATGCCTCGCCCGAGGCCCCTGCCGAGCCGGCCCCGCCCCGTCCCTCCGCTCCCTCCCGTGTGAGGCCGCCCGCCGTCTCCCCGTCCGCCGAGCAGTCCGCGTCCCCGTCGTCGTCCCCGTCGCCGAGTGCGTCGTCCGCGAGCGTGCCTGTCTCCGGCGCCGGGACCTTCGCCGTCGCGCGGTCCTCCGGTGCGCCGGCCGGCTCGGGCCTGCCGCGCCGCTACCAGGTGGAGGTCGAGGACGGCACGGGCGTCAAGGCGGAGCAGGCGGCCGCGGAGATCGAGAAGATACTCGCCCACCCGCGCGGCTGGGCGGCCCACGGCCACGGCCGTTTCCAGCTGGTGTCGGAGAACGCCGACTTCGTGATCAGGATCGCCACGCCCACCACCGCGGACAAGCTCTGTCTCGAGCAGGGATTCGACACGGGCGGTGAGCTGAACTGTGAGACCGCCGACGGCGTCGTGGTCAATCTGCGGCGCTGGATGCTGGGCTCGCCGACGTTCGACGGGGCGCCCGCCGAGTACCGGCACCTGATCATCAACCATGAGGTCGGGCACGAGATCGGCAACCGGCAGCACATGGGCTGCCCCGGTGACGGGAAGCCCGCGCCGGTGATGATGCAGCAGATCAAGGGCCTGGACGGCTGTGTTTCCAATGCCTGGCCGTACGACGAGAAGGGGACCTATCTCACCGGACCGCCGGTGTGA
- a CDS encoding response regulator transcription factor: MTIRVLIVDDQMMVREGFSVLLNAMPDIEVIGEAVNGREAVTKAAELAPDVVLMDIRMPELNGIEATREIIAAPGESKVLVLTTFDLDEYVYQALRAGASGFLLKDASARQLADGVRVVAAGEALLAPTVTRRLITEFSKLSETPRPAALTQVGDLTERETEVLVLIAQGLSNAEIASHLVVAESTIKTHVSRVLVKLGLRDRTQAAVFAYEARLVTPG, encoded by the coding sequence ATGACCATCCGTGTCCTTATCGTCGACGACCAGATGATGGTCCGCGAGGGCTTCTCCGTCCTGCTGAACGCGATGCCCGACATCGAGGTCATCGGCGAGGCGGTGAACGGACGCGAGGCGGTCACCAAGGCCGCGGAGCTCGCGCCGGACGTGGTGCTGATGGACATCCGGATGCCGGAGCTGAACGGCATCGAGGCCACCCGGGAGATCATCGCCGCGCCCGGCGAATCGAAGGTGCTGGTGCTCACCACCTTCGACCTCGACGAGTACGTGTACCAGGCGCTGCGCGCCGGGGCGTCCGGCTTCCTGCTGAAGGACGCATCCGCCCGGCAGCTCGCGGACGGGGTGCGGGTGGTGGCGGCGGGCGAGGCACTGCTCGCCCCGACGGTCACGCGCCGGCTGATCACCGAGTTCTCGAAGCTCTCCGAGACCCCGCGCCCGGCGGCCCTGACCCAGGTCGGCGATCTGACCGAGCGTGAGACGGAGGTCCTGGTCCTGATCGCCCAGGGTCTGTCGAACGCGGAGATCGCCTCGCATCTGGTGGTCGCCGAGTCGACGATCAAGACGCATGTGAGCCGGGTCCTGGTGAAACTGGGCCTGCGGGACAGGACGCAGGCGGCTGTGTTCGCGTACGAGGCGAGGCTGGTCACGCCGGGCTGA